One segment of Polaribacter huanghezhanensis DNA contains the following:
- a CDS encoding DUF4221 family protein yields MKKYRILSILCLLAFILSSCKKEKHFNHKELNFKIIDTLNIKIPVGTSIQEVYWSYNNVDDFFNNSDFPLSEIYQYNTVDNTWRAKLKFERVGPKGIGIGTGFHFYNQDSLFIASSYKHKLFLFNKENLIKKYNTPEDYNLNLFTTRKAVSYKKSVFFPGTEFLKSNNDFTSNARLLLKLDLVTEKFQKILNYPEEYLNKSWKKELLNVSFIVKNDSIYSSFNKSQYIYSSDINGNYNNKYLAKSKYLNEIPSLKPGTENSVRAKLNYYKNGYYTYLLDDTYNKRYYRFAYHLPLTAEYDKIKMSDMKMSMIVLDYDFKYIGEVDLPKEVSGYFCFITEKGLFLSLKSQYIDVKENEDMLKFIQVSYD; encoded by the coding sequence ATGAAGAAATATAGAATTTTATCAATATTATGTTTATTAGCCTTTATACTCTCTTCTTGTAAAAAAGAGAAACATTTTAATCATAAAGAATTAAACTTTAAAATAATTGATACTTTAAACATTAAAATACCAGTTGGTACAAGTATTCAAGAAGTTTATTGGTCATATAATAATGTTGATGATTTTTTTAATAATTCTGATTTTCCGTTGTCAGAAATTTACCAATATAATACAGTTGATAATACTTGGAGAGCTAAGTTAAAGTTTGAAAGAGTAGGTCCTAAAGGAATCGGTATTGGAACAGGGTTTCATTTTTATAACCAAGACTCATTATTTATAGCAAGTAGTTATAAACACAAATTATTTCTGTTTAATAAAGAGAATTTAATTAAAAAATATAACACACCAGAAGATTATAATTTAAATCTGTTTACTACTCGCAAAGCGGTTTCTTATAAAAAGAGTGTGTTTTTTCCTGGAACAGAGTTTTTAAAAAGTAATAATGATTTTACTTCAAATGCTAGATTATTATTAAAGTTAGATTTAGTTACTGAAAAATTTCAGAAAATTTTAAATTACCCTGAAGAATATTTAAATAAATCATGGAAAAAAGAATTATTAAATGTGTCTTTTATAGTTAAAAACGACTCAATCTACTCTAGCTTTAATAAGTCACAATATATTTATTCTAGTGATATAAATGGAAATTATAATAATAAGTATTTAGCAAAAAGTAAATATTTAAATGAAATTCCAAGTTTAAAACCAGGTACTGAAAACTCAGTAAGAGCAAAGTTAAACTATTATAAGAATGGTTATTATACTTATTTGTTAGATGACACCTATAATAAAAGATATTATAGGTTCGCATATCACCTTCCTTTAACAGCTGAATATGATAAGATTAAAATGTCTGACATGAAAATGTCAATGATAGTTTTAGATTATGATTTCAAATATATTGGAGAGGTAGATTTACCAAAAGAAGTAAGTGGTTATTTCTGTTTTATTACAGAAAAGGGATTGTTTTTGTCTCTCAAGTCTCAGTATATAGATGTTAAGGAAAATGAGGATATGCTGAAATTTATACAAGTAAGTTATGATTAA
- a CDS encoding S8 family serine peptidase, which translates to MLNISCEKKQDFISISKQSFSQKKKTNLSVEEKQAWYLKDIVIDTIPGISLRRAKDSLLIDKKGQKVIIAVLDSKIDTNHERLKDYIWKNSKETPNNGIDDDKNSYIDDVNGWNFLGNKKGENTNYTSYEYTRILKKYAHLFKDKEEVDIAPKDSLLFNLYTRAKNTYDKRMKYAKSQLRYANMLLKNRKNLEKGLLKYFPNNNYTKKDLDSLQKIYPNDKELHRYTLIYTNFMQSKYSQKSMELGKLKAQERIDKLLSLSYNERKLIGDDLEDINDTNYGNNIVNDYLDLFVHATEVSSVITSFKLDNIKIMPITVFTNGEVTDKDLALAIRYAVDNGAKVINMSFGKSLSLHEDWVQEAFKYAEKHNVLLMSSAGNEYLNLNEISKNYPTDIGKNGKEVSDNFLLIGGTSQKLTKNLVYYYSNYGNKHVDIFAPGENLYVAFPNNKYEYDSGTSLSSATVAGVAALLYSYYPNLTVSQIKNIIINSGVKYDVDVEIRVGREKKLVPFSSLSKSGSIVNAFNALLMAEKIANQ; encoded by the coding sequence TTGTTAAATATTAGTTGTGAAAAAAAGCAAGATTTTATTTCTATTTCCAAACAATCATTTAGTCAAAAAAAGAAAACGAATTTATCTGTTGAAGAGAAGCAGGCTTGGTATTTAAAAGATATTGTAATAGATACTATACCAGGAATAAGCCTCCGAAGAGCTAAAGACAGTTTGTTAATAGATAAGAAAGGTCAGAAAGTCATTATTGCTGTTTTAGATTCTAAAATCGACACCAATCATGAGCGTTTAAAAGACTATATCTGGAAAAATTCAAAAGAAACCCCTAATAATGGAATAGACGATGATAAGAATAGTTATATAGATGATGTAAATGGATGGAATTTTTTAGGAAATAAAAAAGGAGAAAACACCAATTACACTAGCTATGAGTATACTAGAATATTAAAAAAATACGCTCACTTATTTAAGGATAAAGAAGAGGTAGATATCGCACCTAAAGATTCACTATTGTTTAATTTATACACTAGAGCTAAAAACACATATGATAAAAGGATGAAATATGCAAAATCGCAATTGCGATATGCAAATATGCTTTTGAAAAATAGGAAAAACCTTGAAAAAGGCTTATTAAAGTACTTTCCAAACAATAATTATACTAAAAAAGATTTAGACAGCTTACAGAAAATTTATCCAAATGATAAAGAGTTGCATAGGTATACTTTAATTTACACAAATTTCATGCAATCTAAGTACAGTCAAAAAAGCATGGAGTTAGGAAAGTTAAAAGCTCAAGAAAGAATTGATAAGCTGTTAAGCTTATCATATAATGAAAGAAAATTAATTGGTGATGATTTAGAAGATATTAATGATACAAACTATGGAAATAATATTGTAAATGATTATTTAGATTTGTTTGTTCATGCAACAGAAGTATCAAGTGTAATTACGAGCTTTAAATTAGATAATATTAAAATTATGCCAATTACTGTTTTTACCAACGGAGAAGTTACCGACAAAGATTTGGCATTGGCAATAAGGTATGCAGTTGATAATGGAGCCAAGGTAATTAATATGAGTTTTGGCAAGAGTTTATCGTTACATGAAGATTGGGTACAGGAAGCTTTTAAATACGCAGAAAAGCATAATGTATTACTGATGTCTTCAGCAGGGAATGAGTACTTGAATTTAAATGAGATATCAAAAAATTATCCTACTGATATTGGTAAAAATGGGAAAGAAGTTTCAGATAATTTTTTATTGATTGGAGGAACTTCACAAAAGTTAACTAAAAACTTAGTCTATTATTACTCAAATTATGGCAATAAACATGTTGATATTTTTGCTCCTGGAGAAAATTTATACGTAGCATTTCCGAATAACAAGTACGAGTATGATTCTGGCACATCACTATCCTCTGCAACAGTAGCTGGTGTAGCCGCTTTATTATATTCGTATTATCCAAATTTAACAGTTTCTCAAATAAAAAATATTATTATAAACTCAGGAGTGAAATATGATGTTGATGTTGAGATTCGGGTTGGTCGGGAGAAGAAGTTAGTTCCTTTTTCGAGTTTGTCAAAATCAGGGAGCATCGTAAATGCATTTAATGCATTATTAATGGCAGAAAAAATTGCGAATCAATAA
- a CDS encoding DUF1573 domain-containing protein → MNNNTSQIFTFKTNISFNSDLNNFGEIKQDSKANYYFVYENIGAKNFIINDVKSSCGCTIPIWSKKELLPGNKDSILVSYNTSKPGYFSKEVLIFSNSVNSPSTLYVKGTVIPKKN, encoded by the coding sequence ATGAATAATAATACCTCTCAAATTTTTACGTTTAAAACCAACATAAGTTTTAATTCAGATCTTAATAATTTTGGAGAGATAAAACAAGATTCAAAAGCTAATTATTATTTTGTATATGAAAATATTGGAGCAAAAAACTTTATAATCAATGATGTAAAAAGCAGTTGTGGGTGTACAATTCCAATATGGTCAAAAAAAGAATTGCTCCCAGGTAATAAAGATAGTATTCTTGTCAGTTATAACACTTCAAAACCTGGTTATTTCTCAAAAGAAGTTTTAATATTTTCTAACAGTGTAAATAGCCCAAGTACACTTTATGTTAAAGGAACTGTTATCCCGAAAAAAAACTAG
- a CDS encoding BF3164 family lipoprotein, which translates to MKKILKISIILLLFSCKERVNNQQQTKVTSFEKVVDLKGETILKGNFSDLIGINVIDTLLMFKKISKETVYEIYNINSLKYLGDLGVRGDKPNAWLHPVYSGQYSKSEKDISLWVNDGIKGQMSLVNITEVLKKKDPTPILKKIINVHPKAYLQQHALFINDSVLIGDSGYTDPKRTRVKSFNFNSNEIINSSGLFPEVKNRNKLNSTDLFYLYLNNIKLKNNYIVSAMSSLDRIDIFDLDLNLTKTIIGKDSPEFLDEKTLIKDDDNTGGTFIYNKEFFLSEKYIFTLYINSLESDFYEKSSPVEIRVYDWNGNGKFKLKIPDHLSSFSIDLKNKWIYGLDKLNEKILRYNINNFLNE; encoded by the coding sequence ATGAAAAAAATTTTAAAAATTTCTATTATACTACTTCTTTTTTCTTGTAAAGAAAGAGTTAATAATCAACAACAGACTAAAGTTACATCTTTTGAAAAAGTTGTTGATTTAAAAGGCGAAACCATTCTTAAAGGTAATTTTTCAGATTTGATTGGGATCAATGTTATTGATACCCTATTAATGTTTAAAAAAATTTCAAAAGAAACAGTTTATGAAATCTACAATATAAACTCTTTAAAATATTTAGGAGATTTAGGAGTGAGAGGAGACAAACCAAATGCTTGGTTACATCCTGTTTATTCTGGACAATATAGTAAGTCCGAAAAAGATATTAGTTTGTGGGTAAATGATGGTATTAAAGGTCAAATGTCATTAGTTAATATTACAGAAGTATTAAAGAAAAAGGATCCAACTCCTATTTTAAAGAAAATAATAAATGTACATCCAAAAGCATATCTTCAACAGCATGCTTTGTTTATTAATGACTCTGTTTTAATAGGTGATTCAGGCTATACAGACCCAAAAAGAACAAGAGTTAAATCATTTAACTTTAATTCAAATGAAATTATAAATAGCTCAGGTCTTTTTCCTGAAGTAAAAAACAGAAACAAGCTAAATTCTACAGATTTATTTTATCTATACCTCAATAATATCAAATTAAAAAATAATTACATCGTAAGTGCAATGAGCTCATTAGATAGGATAGACATTTTTGATTTGGATTTAAATTTAACTAAAACTATTATTGGAAAAGATTCTCCAGAATTTCTTGACGAGAAAACCCTAATCAAAGACGATGATAATACAGGCGGTACATTTATCTACAACAAAGAATTTTTCTTAAGTGAAAAATATATTTTTACATTATATATAAATTCTCTTGAAAGTGATTTCTATGAAAAATCTAGCCCTGTAGAAATTAGAGTATACGATTGGAATGGAAACGGAAAATTTAAGCTAAAAATACCTGATCATCTTTCTTCATTTTCTATTGACTTAAAAAATAAATGGATTTATGGCTTGGACAAGTTAAATGAAAAAATATTAAGATACAACATAAATAATTTTTTAAATGAGTAG
- a CDS encoding helix-turn-helix domain-containing protein, with translation MLKTKTLLFTLTVFSVFSLSVSGQQQKDTMLVKTYNEFHQLFRKSKEQSKKYFYANKLIEKARKENNLKELIVGYQLISTLFKSSKETKIKYLDSIIRISKDKKEYDFFTASVYLEKGGLLYSLRDFKRSLDNYLLVLKHTENKFLKYKANYSIGVLKDRTGDHYGALKINKENFYFSKKYHRGRSNKYYLNSIYALANTFNYLEQLDSASFYNKLGTKESLLFNEKRKYIFFVLNQGTTHYLAREYQHAIDSLKLASKLFKSVNDKVNYAEANYYLGKSYAKINLENQAISSFKIVDTIFIKKRDLLPVMRDSYEYLINYYKEKKDLKNQLIYINQLMKLDSILHLNELYLNKNIIKEFEIPRLMKEKEEIIKNLTVNEKKYWNYFYALLIVLLLSLISLFYQNKKRILYKKRFNNLINESVKPVGNRNPLLNVNVNLKKINIPGEIVEKILFQLNEFEKESKYISTKITLQNLAKEFDSNTSYLSKVVNEYKKMSFAKYINNLRIEFATNQLKTNDIFRKYTIKAIAEEVGFNNSESFSKAFYKINGIQPSYFIKELEKRKKNS, from the coding sequence ATGCTAAAAACTAAAACACTCTTATTTACATTAACGGTATTCTCTGTTTTTTCATTAAGTGTTTCTGGGCAGCAACAAAAAGATACTATGCTTGTTAAAACGTATAATGAATTTCATCAATTATTTAGAAAGAGTAAAGAGCAGAGTAAAAAATATTTTTATGCAAATAAGTTGATAGAAAAGGCAAGAAAAGAAAATAATTTAAAGGAGTTAATTGTAGGTTATCAGCTTATTTCAACCTTGTTTAAGTCAAGTAAGGAAACAAAAATTAAATACTTGGATAGTATAATTCGTATTAGTAAAGATAAAAAGGAATATGATTTTTTTACTGCATCCGTTTATTTAGAGAAGGGAGGTTTGCTCTATTCATTAAGAGATTTTAAAAGATCATTAGATAATTATTTATTGGTATTGAAGCATACAGAAAATAAGTTTCTAAAGTACAAAGCAAATTACAGCATTGGTGTCTTAAAAGATAGAACGGGAGATCATTATGGAGCATTGAAAATAAATAAAGAAAATTTCTATTTTTCAAAAAAATATCATAGAGGTCGTTCAAATAAGTATTATTTGAATTCAATTTATGCTTTAGCAAATACATTTAATTATTTGGAACAGTTAGATTCTGCTAGTTTTTATAATAAATTAGGAACTAAAGAGTCCTTATTATTTAATGAAAAAAGAAAATATATTTTTTTTGTGTTAAATCAAGGGACTACCCATTATTTAGCTAGAGAATATCAACATGCAATTGATAGTTTGAAATTAGCATCAAAATTATTTAAGTCAGTTAATGATAAAGTTAATTATGCAGAAGCAAATTACTATTTAGGAAAATCGTATGCTAAAATCAATTTAGAAAATCAGGCAATATCTAGTTTTAAAATCGTTGATACTATTTTTATAAAAAAAAGAGATCTTCTACCTGTAATGCGTGATAGTTATGAATATTTAATTAATTATTACAAAGAAAAAAAAGATTTAAAAAATCAACTGATTTATATAAACCAATTAATGAAGTTAGATAGTATATTGCATTTGAATGAGTTGTATTTGAATAAAAATATAATCAAAGAATTTGAAATTCCTAGATTAATGAAAGAAAAAGAGGAAATAATTAAAAATCTTACAGTTAACGAAAAAAAGTATTGGAATTATTTTTATGCTTTATTAATAGTTTTATTATTAAGCTTAATTTCTCTCTTTTATCAAAATAAAAAAAGAATATTATATAAAAAGAGATTTAATAATTTGATAAATGAGAGTGTAAAGCCCGTAGGAAATAGGAACCCATTATTGAATGTTAACGTAAATCTTAAAAAGATAAATATCCCTGGTGAGATTGTTGAAAAGATTTTGTTTCAATTAAATGAGTTTGAGAAAGAGAGTAAATATATTTCTACAAAAATAACCTTGCAAAATTTAGCTAAGGAGTTTGACTCTAATACAAGTTATCTTTCAAAAGTTGTTAATGAATATAAAAAGATGTCATTTGCAAAATATATCAATAATTTAAGGATAGAGTTTGCAACAAATCAGTTAAAAACCAACGATATTTTTAGGAAATACACAATAAAAGCAATTGCTGAAGAAGTTGGTTTTAATAATTCGGAATCTTTTTCGAAAGCTTTTTATAAAATAAATGGAATTCAACCGTCGTATTTTATAAAAGAACTGGAGAAAAGAAAGAAAAATAGCTAA
- the lepB gene encoding signal peptidase I yields MKRKIKNSFFVINSIFVVLFFIWSKLFFFSVLLFIILDSFSTNSIAITLKNKLRKRVFIIIKYFYIISLPILIAILLRTFLFDIYFVPSSSMERTLFPSNYVLVNKISYGVKVPNHFRNTPVIGSLFKQPQKEYNLYKELPSFKKFIREDIVVFKAVGDSDKLLIKRIIGMPGDTFKIIDSKVFINGKVLQEKKTYTHKYVWKNKNRVRVFKEFSNQEFLELSSLEKSKYQRNIYEKPNFNYPLFPIEKQEVWTRDNYGEIVIPKKGMSIQLSIENIFFYKVLIYKFEGDTINLKNNETITYHFKNNYYFMLGDNRHNSLDSRSFGFVPESYIQGKMIKVFSKKRAFN; encoded by the coding sequence ATGAAAAGAAAAATAAAAAATAGTTTTTTTGTTATAAATAGCATATTTGTCGTGCTATTTTTTATTTGGTCAAAATTATTTTTTTTTTCTGTATTATTGTTTATCATTCTAGATAGTTTTTCTACGAACTCTATTGCTATAACTCTTAAGAATAAACTTAGAAAAAGGGTATTTATAATTATAAAATATTTTTATATAATTTCTCTTCCTATTCTAATAGCAATATTATTACGTACGTTTTTATTCGATATTTATTTTGTTCCATCAAGTTCGATGGAAAGAACGCTGTTTCCTAGTAATTATGTATTAGTTAATAAAATTAGCTATGGTGTTAAAGTGCCCAACCATTTTAGAAATACTCCTGTTATTGGATCTTTATTTAAGCAACCTCAAAAAGAATATAATTTGTATAAAGAATTACCTTCTTTTAAGAAATTTATAAGGGAAGATATTGTAGTTTTTAAGGCTGTAGGTGATTCTGATAAACTTTTAATAAAACGTATTATTGGAATGCCAGGAGATACTTTTAAAATAATAGACTCAAAAGTTTTTATTAATGGAAAGGTATTACAAGAGAAGAAAACATACACACACAAATATGTTTGGAAAAACAAAAATAGAGTTCGTGTTTTTAAGGAGTTTTCTAATCAAGAATTTTTAGAGCTATCTTCATTAGAAAAAAGCAAGTATCAAAGAAATATTTATGAAAAACCTAACTTCAATTACCCATTATTTCCAATAGAAAAACAAGAAGTTTGGACTAGAGATAATTATGGAGAAATTGTGATTCCTAAAAAAGGAATGTCAATTCAGTTATCCATAGAAAACATCTTTTTTTATAAAGTACTTATCTATAAGTTTGAAGGAGATACAATTAATTTAAAAAATAACGAAACAATTACATACCACTTTAAGAATAACTATTATTTTATGCTTGGAGATAACAGACACAATTCTTTAGACTCTAGAAGTTTTGGTTTTGTTCCAGAATCATACATTCAAGGTAAAATGATTAAAGTGTTTTCTAAAAAAAGAGCTTTCAACTAG
- a CDS encoding efflux RND transporter permease subunit gives MKFSPFKVFILFIVLSFLGLSIVSKLSVRLNPSATLPSITVSYSWSSASPYSLEKEITAKLEGSFGIIKGVTNINSKSSKGNGYITLEFDKFTNISAARFEVATKIRQLYKKLPEKASYPTISVNSPEDSENERAFLSYSINAPYTSFAIQETVKNSIEPQISTLVGVDKINTYGAKPKEYVISYENSQLQKLFISKNEIITAIQQQFSKESLGEINYQSAFITLSLSAATKLSWHIPIKKVKNRIVYLDDIATIEITEQEASNYYRVNGKNAITFSVYATKNANTIVLAKQVAKKLQEIKLLIPKDYTITETYNATEYLEKELSKIYERASYTVIILLLFILLVSKSIRYLTITVLSLIANLSIAFLCYYLLEVEIQLYSLAGITISLGLIIDNSIVMIDHIKKLGNTNVIIPILASTLTTVGALSIIYFLDDKYKVNLIDFALVIIINLSVSLLVALFLIPALLKKIPLKETKPKKWGIVLQEKFYTTYSSILSFLIRFKKSSITIIILGFGIPFFLLPQKMEKNNTFFEKTYNTTLGNEWYRENVRPYLDTYLGGSFRLFNAYVFGDAYYGRNEETKLYVTASMEKGATVHQMNEAFLVIENYLNQFSEIKQFISSINSGNYARMEIAFKEEFKESSFPFVLKARLVRKALDLGGIDWRVYGVGNGFSNGGGSNDPINFSVEAKGYNYNNLNAWADTLKVALEKHPRIQNVLVKENTYYTRKPSYEYQFTLDKEKLAMANSNPSKVFNELKELTLSKSASISLNIDGTYMPIRFVSNNSNNYDIWAIKQTPIDSINNPIILNDIAEVTQLREEENIYKENQEYIRLVQFQYTGSAKFGAKFLDEKLKELHVKLPLGYQFEKAGNRWFLSDDKNNNYLFLLTLVLVIIYFICAILFESFKQPFIILSVIPISFIGVFLTFYLFDFNFDQGGLASFVLLSGITVNASIFIINGFNKLKKEHPNQNYSALYLEAFKQKIFPIILTIVSTILGFIPFVKDGQNEVFWFALGAGTIGGLLFSLLGILFYLPIFTLKKNLFGITLIAVIAIGSSFGFSIQNANANASETDTYCYSEQVVKIGAGYWKCQPSAPCVWIENRKGKGTQSLCTS, from the coding sequence ATGAAATTCTCCCCTTTTAAGGTTTTTATCCTATTTATTGTACTTAGTTTTTTAGGGCTTAGTATTGTTTCTAAGCTATCTGTTCGTTTAAACCCCAGTGCTACGCTGCCAAGTATTACAGTGAGTTACAGCTGGTCAAGTGCATCTCCATATAGTTTAGAAAAAGAAATTACTGCAAAATTAGAAGGTAGTTTTGGTATTATTAAAGGGGTTACCAATATCAACTCCAAGTCTTCTAAAGGAAATGGATACATTACGTTAGAATTTGATAAGTTTACGAACATTAGTGCCGCACGATTTGAAGTTGCTACTAAAATTCGTCAATTATATAAAAAATTACCAGAAAAGGCGAGTTATCCAACAATTAGTGTAAACTCTCCTGAAGATAGTGAGAATGAGCGTGCGTTCTTGTCGTATAGTATTAACGCTCCTTATACTTCATTTGCAATTCAAGAGACCGTAAAAAACAGTATTGAGCCTCAAATTAGCACATTGGTTGGAGTTGATAAGATTAACACATATGGAGCTAAGCCAAAAGAATATGTTATTTCGTACGAAAATTCACAATTGCAGAAATTATTTATTAGCAAGAATGAAATTATTACTGCCATACAACAACAATTCTCTAAAGAAAGTTTAGGCGAAATTAATTATCAAAGTGCTTTTATCACATTGTCATTAAGTGCTGCTACAAAACTAAGCTGGCATATCCCTATAAAAAAAGTTAAGAATAGAATTGTGTATTTAGATGACATTGCCACCATTGAAATTACAGAGCAAGAAGCTTCAAATTACTACAGAGTTAATGGAAAAAATGCCATTACTTTTTCTGTATATGCAACTAAAAATGCCAATACTATTGTTTTAGCAAAACAAGTAGCAAAAAAGCTACAGGAAATTAAATTACTAATACCTAAAGACTATACAATAACAGAAACTTATAATGCTACTGAGTATTTAGAAAAAGAACTGAGTAAAATTTACGAACGTGCTAGTTATACCGTAATAATTCTTTTACTTTTTATTTTATTAGTAAGTAAGAGTATTCGTTATTTAACCATTACTGTGCTTAGTTTAATTGCCAATTTAAGTATTGCTTTCTTATGCTATTACCTTTTAGAGGTAGAGATTCAGTTATACTCTTTAGCTGGTATTACAATTTCTTTAGGGTTGATTATTGATAATAGTATTGTTATGATTGACCACATAAAAAAATTAGGAAATACAAATGTAATTATTCCTATTCTAGCTTCTACATTGACTACTGTTGGTGCGCTGTCAATTATTTATTTTTTAGATGACAAATACAAAGTAAATTTGATTGATTTTGCATTGGTAATTATTATCAATCTTTCAGTTTCTTTACTAGTTGCGTTGTTTTTAATCCCTGCATTGTTAAAGAAAATTCCTTTAAAAGAAACAAAGCCTAAAAAATGGGGAATCGTTTTACAAGAAAAATTCTATACAACTTACTCAAGCATTCTTTCCTTTTTAATTCGTTTTAAAAAATCATCGATCACAATTATTATTTTAGGTTTTGGAATTCCTTTTTTTCTACTTCCACAAAAAATGGAGAAAAACAACACCTTTTTTGAAAAAACATACAATACAACCTTAGGAAATGAGTGGTATCGAGAAAATGTAAGACCATATTTAGACACCTATTTAGGTGGAAGTTTTAGATTGTTTAATGCTTATGTTTTTGGCGATGCATATTATGGCAGAAATGAAGAGACTAAATTATATGTAACTGCATCTATGGAAAAAGGTGCAACAGTGCATCAAATGAATGAAGCATTTTTAGTAATAGAAAATTATTTGAATCAATTTTCTGAAATAAAACAATTTATAAGTTCTATAAATAGTGGTAATTATGCACGAATGGAAATTGCATTTAAAGAGGAATTCAAAGAATCTTCTTTTCCATTTGTTTTAAAAGCTAGATTGGTTAGAAAGGCATTAGATTTAGGAGGAATTGATTGGCGTGTGTATGGTGTTGGAAACGGTTTTAGTAATGGAGGAGGTTCAAATGATCCTATTAATTTTTCTGTAGAAGCCAAAGGTTATAATTATAATAATTTAAACGCTTGGGCAGATACTTTAAAAGTAGCTTTAGAGAAACATCCAAGGATTCAAAATGTTTTAGTAAAAGAGAATACCTATTACACGAGAAAGCCTTCCTATGAATATCAATTCACATTAGATAAAGAAAAATTAGCAATGGCTAATAGCAATCCATCAAAAGTTTTTAATGAGTTAAAAGAGTTAACGCTTTCAAAAAGCGCTAGTATTTCATTAAATATTGATGGAACATATATGCCAATTCGTTTTGTTTCTAACAATTCTAACAACTATGATATTTGGGCAATCAAGCAGACACCTATTGACAGCATAAACAACCCAATCATATTAAATGATATTGCTGAAGTAACACAACTAAGAGAAGAAGAAAATATTTACAAAGAAAATCAAGAGTATATACGATTGGTACAATTTCAATATACAGGATCTGCAAAATTTGGTGCAAAATTTTTAGATGAAAAATTAAAAGAATTACACGTTAAGTTACCTTTAGGCTATCAGTTTGAAAAAGCAGGTAATAGATGGTTTTTAAGCGACGATAAAAACAATAATTATTTATTTTTATTAACTCTAGTCTTAGTAATCATTTACTTTATTTGTGCGATTTTATTTGAAAGTTTTAAACAACCATTTATTATATTAAGTGTAATTCCGATTTCGTTTATAGGTGTCTTTTTAACATTTTATTTGTTTGATTTTAATTTCGACCAAGGAGGTTTAGCCAGTTTTGTATTGTTAAGTGGAATTACGGTAAATGCTTCAATCTTTATTATAAATGGATTTAATAAACTAAAAAAAGAACATCCAAATCAAAATTATTCAGCACTTTATTTAGAAGCTTTTAAGCAAAAGATATTTCCAATTATCTTAACCATAGTTTCTACAATTTTAGGTTTTATCCCTTTTGTAAAAGACGGACAGAATGAAGTGTTTTGGTTTGCATTAGGTGCAGGAACTATTGGCGGGTTGCTATTTTCTTTATTAGGGATTTTATTTTATTTACCCATTTTTACTTTAAAAAAGAATTTATTTGGGATTACCCTAATTGCTGTAATAGCGATTGGGTCTTCATTTGGTTTTAGCATCCAAAATGCTAACGCTAACGCTTCAGAAACTGACACATATTGTTATTCAGAACAAGTAGTTAAAATTGGTGCGGGATACTGGAAATGTCAACCTTCCGCTCCTTGTGTTTGGATAGAAAACAGGAAAGGTAAAGGCACACAGTCTTTATGTACTTCTTAA